In Stutzerimonas stutzeri, a genomic segment contains:
- a CDS encoding YajQ family cyclic di-GMP-binding protein encodes MPSFDVVSELDKHEVTNAVDNALKELDRRYDLRGKGTFELKELTIHLTADADFQLEQMLEILKLSLVKRKIDIQCLEFKDPYPSGKSVKQDVVLREGIDKELAKKIVAHIKDAKLKVQAAIQGEQVRVTGKKRDDLQEAIALLRAKDFGMPLQFNNFRD; translated from the coding sequence ATGCCCTCGTTCGACGTGGTGTCAGAACTGGACAAACACGAAGTCACCAATGCCGTCGACAATGCCCTCAAGGAACTGGACCGGCGTTACGACCTGCGCGGTAAAGGTACTTTTGAGCTCAAGGAGCTGACGATCCATCTGACTGCCGATGCCGATTTCCAGCTGGAGCAGATGCTGGAGATCCTCAAGCTGAGCCTGGTCAAGCGCAAGATCGATATTCAGTGTCTGGAATTCAAGGATCCCTATCCGTCCGGCAAATCGGTCAAGCAAGACGTCGTGCTGCGCGAAGGCATCGACAAGGAACTCGCCAAGAAGATCGTCGCCCATATCAAAGATGCCAAGCTCAAGGTGCAAGCGGCTATCCAGGGTGAACAGGTTCGAGTGACCGGCAAGAAGCGCGACGATCTGCAGGAAGCCATTGCCTTGCTGCGGGCAAAGGACTTCGGCATGCCACTGCAATTCAATAACTTCCGCGACTAA
- a CDS encoding co-chaperone GroES, protein MKLRPLHDRVVIRRSEEETKTAGGIVLPGSAAEKPNRGEIVAVGTGRVLDNGEVRQLAVKVGDQVVFGPYSGSNTVKVDGEDLLVMSENEILAVVEA, encoded by the coding sequence ATGAAGCTTCGTCCTCTGCATGACCGCGTCGTGATTCGTCGCAGCGAAGAAGAAACCAAGACCGCCGGCGGCATCGTGCTGCCGGGCTCCGCTGCCGAGAAGCCAAACCGTGGCGAAATCGTCGCCGTAGGCACTGGCCGCGTTCTGGACAACGGCGAAGTCCGTCAGCTGGCCGTCAAGGTTGGCGATCAGGTCGTATTCGGCCCTTACTCCGGCAGCAACACCGTCAAGGTCGACGGTGAAGACCTGCTGGTGATGAGCGAGAACGAAATCCTCGCCGTCGTCGAAGCCTGA
- a CDS encoding putative 2-dehydropantoate 2-reductase — MTTAWHVLGAGSLGGLWATRLFRAGVPVRIILRTSERLADYHAAGGLGLVEDGQLHVYPVPVELPDASAPIRRLLVACKAYDAEAAIAGVAPRLIKGAEILLLQNGLGSQQAIAERWPKSRCVFVSSTEGAYRQADFRIVHAGQGHNWLGGPDHSVLPSWLAELGAAGIPYAWADDILGKLWRKLAINCAINPLTVLHDCRNGELLTHRILVHGLCTELGELLRVCNQAEAADGLEDDVLRVAEATANNYSSMQQDVRSGRRTEVSFLLGQACRTAQQHGLRTPELCGLLERLQAFLRHHRLPAD, encoded by the coding sequence ATGACCACCGCCTGGCATGTTCTTGGCGCTGGCAGCCTTGGGGGGCTCTGGGCAACGCGGCTGTTTCGCGCCGGCGTACCAGTGCGGATCATCCTGCGCACTTCGGAACGGCTCGCCGATTACCACGCCGCAGGTGGCCTGGGCCTGGTCGAGGATGGGCAGCTGCATGTCTATCCCGTGCCGGTGGAGCTGCCTGATGCCAGCGCACCGATAAGGCGACTGCTGGTCGCCTGCAAGGCCTACGATGCCGAAGCCGCCATAGCCGGGGTGGCGCCGCGACTGATCAAAGGAGCGGAAATTCTCCTGTTACAGAATGGGCTGGGAAGCCAGCAAGCCATTGCCGAGCGCTGGCCGAAAAGCCGCTGCGTATTCGTCTCCAGCACCGAAGGGGCTTATCGTCAGGCTGATTTCCGTATCGTCCACGCTGGCCAAGGACATAACTGGCTGGGCGGACCTGACCATAGCGTCCTGCCCTCATGGCTCGCCGAGCTGGGCGCCGCCGGCATCCCCTACGCCTGGGCGGACGATATCCTTGGCAAGCTGTGGCGCAAGCTGGCGATCAACTGCGCTATCAATCCGCTAACCGTTCTGCATGACTGCCGCAACGGCGAATTACTGACTCACCGCATATTGGTCCATGGACTCTGTACCGAACTCGGTGAGCTGCTTCGGGTTTGCAACCAGGCTGAGGCCGCCGATGGGCTCGAAGACGACGTGCTGCGCGTAGCAGAAGCGACAGCCAACAACTACTCATCGATGCAGCAAGACGTACGAAGCGGGCGCCGGACCGAGGTCAGCTTCTTGCTGGGCCAAGCTTGTCGCACCGCGCAGCAGCACGGTCTTCGGACGCCCGAACTGTGCGGGTTGCTCGAGCGGCTCCAGGCGTTCCTGCGTCATCACCGATTGCCCGCGGACTGA
- a CDS encoding mechanosensitive ion channel family protein: MDFSVDYLVELSEAWLPIVIQYGAQVTLALFTFLLGWWLISKLVGKVGGILNRRQVDPSLHGFIESLSSIILKALLLISVASMIGVETTSFIAVIGAAGLAIGLALQGSLANFAGGVLILVFRPIRVGEWIEAQGVAGTVHAIQIFHTVLKSGDNKTIVVPNGSLSNGHITNYSREPRRRADINIGIDYGADIKLARKILLEIAEDERVLRDPEPVVHVVALADSSVNLSLRVWVATGDFWPVTFGFTERVKERFDEAGIGIPFPQRVVHLVQQS; encoded by the coding sequence ATGGATTTCAGTGTCGATTATCTCGTCGAGCTTTCCGAGGCCTGGTTGCCGATTGTCATTCAGTACGGTGCTCAAGTGACGCTAGCGCTTTTCACCTTCCTGTTGGGCTGGTGGCTGATCAGTAAGCTAGTCGGCAAGGTCGGTGGCATATTGAACCGCCGTCAGGTCGACCCCTCGCTGCACGGGTTCATCGAAAGCCTGTCGAGCATCATTCTTAAAGCGCTATTGCTGATCAGCGTGGCATCGATGATCGGCGTCGAGACGACATCCTTCATTGCAGTGATAGGTGCCGCCGGCCTGGCGATTGGCTTGGCCTTGCAGGGCAGTCTGGCCAACTTCGCCGGGGGCGTGCTGATTCTGGTCTTCCGTCCGATACGCGTCGGCGAGTGGATCGAAGCCCAGGGCGTGGCCGGTACAGTGCATGCGATCCAGATCTTCCATACCGTACTCAAGTCGGGCGATAACAAGACCATCGTGGTGCCCAACGGCAGCCTGTCCAACGGACACATCACCAACTATTCCCGTGAGCCGCGTCGTCGCGCAGACATAAACATCGGCATCGATTACGGCGCCGATATCAAGCTGGCACGTAAGATTCTGCTGGAAATCGCCGAAGACGAACGTGTGCTGCGCGATCCCGAACCCGTGGTGCACGTCGTTGCACTGGCTGACAGCTCGGTCAATTTGTCTCTGCGGGTGTGGGTTGCCACAGGCGACTTCTGGCCGGTGACCTTCGGCTTCACCGAGCGGGTCAAGGAGCGCTTCGACGAGGCGGGAATTGGCATACCGTTTCCGCAACGTGTGGTGCATCTGGTCCAGCAGAGCTAA
- a CDS encoding DUF481 domain-containing protein, which yields MFSRTLLCVSLSLFSLPSLADTVWLKNGDRLTGKISVLDGGKLLIETDYGGSIPVKWSQVATLESNQQLLVKQDDVTGEVAKSLQAADDGKVTLSNGGAPRTVELSSIQQIIHPKPLVQDLTWKGNVDVAMDYKRAETDTDDYDISFKTSARHGRWRHNGTGNYNREYSDGVTSTDNWDAEYALDRFLDEHWFWQGRLEYKRDKIEDVRRQRTIGTGPGYQFWDNELGAFSLASLINRSDYEFANGNTADFYSLAMKWNYNRYLVGKTFELFSNGEIGKPLENVADYQLDAEIGLRYKVTDWASLNMKAEKDLVSGAESNLDETNYSIGFGIGW from the coding sequence ATGTTCTCCAGAACCCTGCTTTGCGTGTCACTTTCGCTCTTCTCTTTGCCATCGCTCGCCGACACTGTCTGGCTTAAGAATGGCGATCGCCTAACCGGCAAGATCAGCGTGCTCGATGGTGGAAAATTGTTGATCGAAACCGACTATGGCGGCTCGATACCCGTGAAGTGGAGTCAGGTTGCGACGCTGGAAAGCAACCAGCAACTGTTGGTCAAGCAGGACGACGTCACCGGAGAGGTGGCCAAGTCACTTCAGGCCGCTGACGATGGCAAGGTCACGCTCAGCAACGGCGGGGCACCGCGTACGGTCGAATTATCCAGCATCCAGCAGATTATCCATCCGAAACCGCTGGTTCAGGATTTGACCTGGAAAGGTAACGTCGACGTAGCAATGGACTACAAGCGTGCCGAAACCGACACGGACGACTACGACATATCGTTCAAGACTTCGGCTCGGCATGGCCGCTGGCGTCATAACGGCACCGGCAACTACAACCGCGAATACAGCGACGGTGTGACTTCAACGGACAACTGGGATGCCGAATACGCGCTTGACCGTTTCCTCGATGAGCACTGGTTCTGGCAAGGGCGATTGGAGTATAAACGCGACAAGATTGAAGATGTTCGGCGCCAGCGCACCATTGGTACCGGTCCTGGTTACCAGTTCTGGGACAACGAGCTTGGCGCTTTCTCGCTGGCGTCGCTGATCAACCGCAGCGACTACGAGTTCGCCAACGGCAATACTGCAGACTTCTACTCCCTCGCGATGAAGTGGAACTACAACCGCTATCTGGTCGGCAAGACTTTCGAGCTGTTCAGCAATGGTGAAATCGGCAAGCCGCTGGAAAATGTCGCCGACTACCAACTTGATGCCGAAATCGGGTTGCGTTACAAGGTGACCGATTGGGCATCGCTTAATATGAAGGCCGAGAAGGATCTGGTCAGCGGCGCCGAAAGCAATCTGGACGAAACCAACTACAGCATTGGCTTTGGTATCGGTTGGTAA
- the groL gene encoding chaperonin GroEL (60 kDa chaperone family; promotes refolding of misfolded polypeptides especially under stressful conditions; forms two stacked rings of heptamers to form a barrel-shaped 14mer; ends can be capped by GroES; misfolded proteins enter the barrel where they are refolded when GroES binds), with protein sequence MAAKEVKFGDSARKKMLVGVNVLADAVKATLGPKGRNVVIEKSFGAPTITKDGVSVAKEIELKDRFENMGAQLVKDVASRANDDAGDGTTTATVLAQSIVNEGLKAVAAGMNPMDLKRGIDKATIAIVAELKNQSKPCADFKAIAQVGTISANSDSSIGAIIAEAMEKVGKEGVITVEEGSGLENELSVVEGMQFDRGYLSPYFINKPDTMVAELDSPMLLLVDKKISNIRELLPVLEGVAKAGRPLLIVAEDVEGEALATLVVNNMRGIVKVAAVKAPGFGDRRKAMLQDIAILTGGTVISEEVGLSLETATLEHLGNAKRVVLNKENTTIIDGAGQQVDIEARVAQIRKQVEDTTSDYDKEKLQERLAKLAGGVAVIKVGAGTEVEMKEKKARVEDALHATRAAVEEGVVPGGGVALVRALQAISDLKGDNEDQNVGITLLRRAVEAPLRQIVSNAGGEPSVVVDKVKQGEGNYGFNAATDEYGDMIEMGILDPAKVTRSALQAAASIASLMITTEAMIAEVAEDKAAGGMPDMGGMGGMGGMGGMM encoded by the coding sequence ATGGCTGCTAAAGAAGTTAAATTCGGCGATTCCGCTCGCAAGAAAATGCTGGTTGGCGTCAACGTCCTGGCTGACGCGGTAAAAGCGACCCTCGGCCCGAAAGGCCGTAACGTCGTCATCGAGAAGAGCTTTGGCGCTCCGACCATCACCAAGGATGGCGTTTCCGTTGCCAAGGAAATCGAGCTGAAGGATCGTTTCGAAAACATGGGCGCGCAGCTGGTCAAGGACGTTGCCTCCCGCGCCAACGATGACGCCGGCGACGGCACCACCACCGCTACCGTTCTGGCTCAGTCGATCGTCAACGAAGGCCTGAAGGCCGTCGCTGCCGGCATGAACCCGATGGATCTGAAGCGCGGCATCGACAAGGCCACCATCGCCATCGTTGCCGAGCTGAAGAACCAGTCCAAGCCATGCGCTGACTTCAAGGCCATCGCTCAAGTTGGCACCATCTCCGCCAACTCCGACAGCTCCATCGGCGCGATCATCGCCGAAGCCATGGAAAAGGTCGGCAAAGAAGGCGTCATCACTGTTGAAGAAGGCTCGGGCCTGGAAAACGAGCTGTCTGTCGTAGAAGGCATGCAGTTCGACCGTGGCTACCTGTCCCCTTACTTCATCAACAAGCCGGACACCATGGTGGCCGAACTCGACAGCCCGATGCTGCTGCTGGTCGACAAGAAGATCTCCAACATTCGCGAACTGCTGCCGGTGCTGGAAGGCGTTGCCAAAGCCGGTCGTCCGCTGCTGATCGTGGCTGAAGACGTCGAAGGCGAAGCCCTGGCGACCCTGGTCGTCAACAACATGCGCGGCATCGTCAAGGTTGCTGCCGTCAAGGCCCCTGGTTTCGGCGATCGCCGCAAGGCCATGCTGCAGGACATCGCCATCCTGACTGGCGGTACCGTGATTTCCGAAGAAGTAGGCCTGAGCCTGGAAACCGCTACCCTGGAGCACCTGGGTAACGCCAAGCGCGTCGTGCTGAACAAGGAAAACACCACCATCATCGATGGTGCTGGTCAGCAGGTCGACATCGAAGCCCGCGTTGCGCAGATTCGCAAGCAGGTTGAAGACACCACCTCCGACTACGACAAAGAGAAGCTGCAAGAGCGTCTGGCCAAGCTGGCTGGCGGTGTTGCCGTGATCAAGGTCGGCGCTGGCACCGAAGTCGAGATGAAAGAGAAGAAGGCCCGCGTTGAAGACGCCCTGCATGCGACTCGTGCAGCCGTTGAAGAAGGCGTGGTTCCTGGCGGTGGTGTTGCACTGGTGCGCGCGCTGCAGGCGATCTCCGACCTCAAGGGTGACAACGAAGACCAGAACGTCGGCATCACCTTGCTGCGTCGTGCGGTTGAAGCGCCGCTGCGTCAGATCGTTTCCAACGCCGGTGGCGAGCCGAGCGTTGTGGTCGATAAGGTCAAGCAGGGTGAAGGCAACTACGGCTTCAACGCTGCGACCGACGAGTACGGCGACATGATCGAGATGGGTATTCTCGATCCGGCCAAGGTGACTCGTTCTGCTCTGCAGGCCGCAGCTTCCATTGCCAGCCTGATGATCACCACCGAAGCGATGATCGCCGAAGTGGCTGAGGACAAGGCTGCTGGCGGTATGCCGGACATGGGTGGCATGGGCGGTATGGGTGGCATGGGCGGCATGATGTAA
- a CDS encoding FxsA family protein, with protein sequence MRIFLLLFLLFPLAELALLIKVGSSIGVLPTILLLIISGMAGILLLRLAGFATAWRARERLARGELPEQEMLQGLMMAVAGGLLFLPGFLSDIVALLVLFPPSRKLFLNFVGRRVEAQAQRRRAFADDLRQQQERHAGPQRPNVIEGEWERRDK encoded by the coding sequence ATGCGTATTTTCTTACTGCTGTTTCTCTTGTTTCCGCTGGCTGAGCTGGCGTTGCTGATCAAGGTCGGCAGCTCGATTGGCGTATTGCCGACCATCCTGTTGCTGATCATCAGCGGCATGGCCGGCATCCTGCTCTTGCGTCTGGCAGGCTTTGCCACCGCCTGGCGTGCACGTGAGCGGTTGGCTCGTGGCGAGCTGCCCGAGCAGGAAATGCTTCAGGGACTGATGATGGCCGTCGCTGGCGGCTTGCTGTTCCTTCCGGGCTTTCTCAGCGACATCGTCGCGCTGCTGGTGTTGTTTCCGCCGTCGCGCAAGCTGTTTCTCAATTTCGTCGGGCGCCGTGTCGAGGCTCAGGCCCAGCGCCGTCGTGCTTTTGCCGACGACCTGCGTCAGCAACAAGAGCGCCATGCTGGGCCCCAGCGACCCAATGTGATTGAGGGTGAGTGGGAGCGCCGCGACAAGTGA
- a CDS encoding SDR family oxidoreductase, giving the protein MQLKDKVIIITGGGQGLGRAMGEYLAGKGAQLALVDLNQDRLDEAVAACKSAGGEARAYLCNVANEEQVSHMVAQVSEDFGALDGLVNNAGILRDGMTIKLKDGELSKMSLAQWQAVIDVNLTGVFLCTREVAAKMIELKRQGAIVNISSISRAGNMGQANYSAAKAGVAADTVVWAKELARYGIRVAGVAPGFIETEMVASMKPEALAKMTAGIPLKRLGKPMEIAHSVAYIFENDYYTGRILELDGGLRL; this is encoded by the coding sequence ATGCAGCTAAAAGACAAGGTCATCATTATCACTGGCGGCGGACAGGGTTTGGGACGTGCAATGGGCGAATACCTCGCCGGTAAAGGCGCGCAACTGGCCTTGGTCGATCTCAACCAGGATCGCCTCGACGAGGCGGTAGCCGCCTGCAAGAGCGCCGGAGGCGAAGCCCGCGCCTATCTGTGCAATGTTGCCAACGAAGAGCAGGTCAGCCACATGGTCGCCCAAGTGAGCGAGGACTTCGGCGCGCTGGATGGCCTGGTCAACAACGCCGGCATCCTGCGCGACGGCATGACCATCAAACTCAAGGATGGCGAACTGTCGAAAATGAGCCTCGCCCAGTGGCAGGCGGTGATCGATGTGAACCTGACCGGCGTGTTCTTATGCACCCGTGAGGTCGCGGCAAAAATGATCGAGCTCAAGCGCCAGGGTGCGATCGTCAATATCTCTTCGATCTCGCGCGCCGGCAATATGGGCCAGGCCAACTATTCGGCCGCCAAGGCCGGTGTCGCAGCGGATACGGTGGTCTGGGCCAAGGAACTGGCGCGCTATGGCATCCGTGTCGCCGGCGTCGCACCCGGATTTATCGAGACCGAGATGGTCGCCAGTATGAAGCCCGAAGCACTGGCAAAGATGACCGCTGGCATTCCACTTAAGCGGCTCGGCAAACCGATGGAGATCGCTCATTCGGTCGCCTACATCTTCGAGAACGACTATTACACTGGCCGCATCCTCGAACTGGATGGCGGGCTGCGGTTGTAA
- a CDS encoding AmpG family muropeptide MFS transporter, which produces MSRETWRTALAAYASPASLTLLVLGFAAGLPAILVFSTLSVWLREAGVSRETIGFASWISLAYAFKWVWSPMLDQWRLPWIGALGRRRSWLVLSQSVIAIGLVGMALCNPQYNLTMLIALAVAVAFASATQDIAIDAYRLEIAEDKLQATLAATYMTGYRIAMLLASAGALFLAEWLGSTNIEYSQSAWATTYIAFALLILPGLVTSLLIPEPEGAAPLPNEPSKYSFNHQLAGVGLLLVLLVSLPAMINALIAQAWPRATLYLLLIIGSLSPWGRALLVPVRQMLHQAGQRQRPPRFDFVHQAVSVIVLIILMVSTTGMFQSYWGGYWPRGTMYLLICWGCLSGPGRILMGPVLTPITDFIFRYRWQALLLLGLIATYRMSDTVMGVMANVFYIDQGFSKDQIASVSKLFGLIMTLLGAAFGGLLIVRFNILPILFVGGLASAATNLMFMLLVEMGANLNMLIVTISCDNFSGGLASTAFVAYLSSLTNLKFSATQYALLSSLMLLLPRLLGGYSGVMVEHLGYSDFFLVTALLGVPTLVLIAWQWSRSRRQLEPGDPMASTERS; this is translated from the coding sequence ATGTCCCGTGAAACCTGGCGTACCGCCCTCGCCGCCTATGCCAGCCCCGCCTCACTGACGTTGCTGGTGCTTGGCTTCGCCGCAGGCCTCCCCGCTATCCTGGTGTTTTCCACGCTTTCGGTGTGGCTACGCGAAGCGGGCGTCTCGCGCGAAACGATCGGCTTCGCCAGCTGGATCAGCCTGGCCTATGCCTTCAAATGGGTCTGGTCGCCGATGCTCGACCAGTGGCGTCTGCCCTGGATTGGCGCGCTGGGGCGGCGCCGTTCGTGGTTGGTGCTGTCACAATCGGTGATTGCCATCGGCCTGGTCGGCATGGCGTTGTGCAACCCTCAATACAACCTGACCATGCTGATTGCGCTCGCTGTCGCGGTGGCTTTCGCCTCGGCGACTCAGGACATCGCCATCGACGCCTATCGCTTGGAGATTGCCGAGGACAAACTGCAGGCAACCCTGGCGGCGACCTATATGACGGGCTACCGGATCGCCATGCTATTGGCGAGCGCCGGCGCGCTGTTTCTCGCCGAATGGCTGGGTTCGACCAATATCGAGTACAGCCAGAGCGCATGGGCGACCACCTATATCGCCTTCGCGTTGCTGATTTTGCCGGGCCTGGTCACTAGCCTGCTTATTCCCGAGCCAGAAGGTGCTGCGCCGCTGCCCAACGAGCCCTCGAAGTACAGCTTCAACCACCAATTGGCGGGTGTCGGCTTGCTGCTGGTTCTGCTGGTATCCCTGCCGGCGATGATCAACGCGCTGATCGCACAGGCCTGGCCGCGTGCGACCTTGTATCTGTTGCTCATCATCGGTTCGCTGTCGCCCTGGGGCCGCGCGCTGCTGGTGCCCGTTCGACAGATGCTGCACCAGGCAGGCCAGCGCCAGCGCCCGCCGCGGTTCGATTTCGTCCATCAGGCTGTGTCGGTCATCGTGCTGATCATCCTGATGGTGTCGACCACCGGCATGTTCCAATCCTACTGGGGCGGTTACTGGCCGCGCGGCACCATGTACCTGTTGATCTGCTGGGGCTGTCTCTCCGGCCCAGGACGGATACTGATGGGACCCGTCCTGACGCCGATCACCGATTTCATCTTCCGCTACCGCTGGCAGGCGCTGCTGCTGTTGGGGCTGATCGCCACCTACCGGATGTCCGACACCGTAATGGGGGTCATGGCTAATGTCTTCTACATTGACCAGGGCTTCAGCAAGGATCAGATCGCCAGCGTCAGTAAGCTGTTCGGGCTGATCATGACCCTGCTCGGGGCTGCTTTTGGGGGCCTTTTGATCGTGCGCTTCAATATACTGCCCATCCTGTTCGTCGGTGGCCTTGCGTCCGCTGCAACCAACCTCATGTTCATGCTGTTGGTGGAAATGGGCGCCAACCTGAACATGCTGATCGTCACCATCTCCTGCGACAACTTCAGCGGAGGTCTGGCCTCCACCGCCTTTGTCGCCTACCTGTCGAGCCTCACCAACCTGAAATTCTCGGCCACGCAGTACGCGCTGCTGAGCTCGTTGATGTTGTTGTTGCCACGGCTATTGGGCGGCTATTCCGGTGTCATGGTCGAGCACCTCGGGTACAGCGACTTCTTTCTGGTCACCGCATTGCTCGGTGTGCCGACGCTGGTACTTATCGCCTGGCAGTGGTCACGCAGCCGCAGGCAGCTGGAGCCGGGCGATCCCATGGCCAGTACTGAGCGAAGCTAA
- a CDS encoding GGDEF domain-containing response regulator, which yields MPNPQLSILVVDDAKFSSVMIGRVLSKAGYEDVRFANSASAALELIEQRPANVLLADWLMPEMDGLELTAQVRQQDEMSDHYTYIILLTGRDGQDVLSKAFDHGVDDFIGKSVMNDQLVPRIYAADRLCGSLQRLMRENRLLTENIARLEQRNLIDPVTGLGNTRYLHQRLADSMRQIESRGGALCYLVIGLPEIYSQRQRYGEQFHQELLRGVARRLQQLVRPLDVLTCLDEGHFGLLTLVDDLRGCSPSSFKRLHDGLNLKAFKTSEGFISIKAGIGLVSLDASTLPAQPRAITDRAETLLPNAYATGRIVPLRYAQPA from the coding sequence ATGCCCAACCCTCAACTCAGCATCCTGGTGGTCGACGACGCCAAGTTTTCCAGCGTGATGATCGGTCGTGTGCTGTCCAAAGCCGGTTACGAAGACGTTCGCTTCGCCAATAGCGCCAGCGCTGCGCTGGAACTGATCGAGCAGCGCCCTGCGAACGTTCTGCTCGCCGATTGGCTGATGCCGGAAATGGACGGCCTGGAGCTGACTGCCCAGGTGCGTCAGCAGGATGAAATGTCCGATCATTACACCTACATCATCCTCCTGACCGGGCGCGACGGTCAGGACGTGCTGAGCAAAGCCTTCGATCACGGCGTGGATGACTTCATTGGCAAGTCGGTCATGAACGACCAATTGGTACCTCGTATATATGCGGCCGATCGCCTCTGTGGCTCGCTACAACGACTGATGCGGGAAAACCGCCTGCTGACCGAGAACATCGCCAGACTGGAACAACGCAACCTGATCGATCCGGTCACCGGGCTCGGGAATACCCGATACCTTCATCAGCGGCTCGCCGACAGCATGCGCCAGATCGAAAGCCGTGGTGGGGCGCTGTGTTACCTGGTAATAGGCCTGCCGGAGATTTATAGCCAACGGCAGCGCTACGGCGAGCAGTTTCACCAGGAGCTGCTTCGAGGTGTGGCCAGACGCTTGCAGCAACTGGTGCGCCCGCTGGATGTGCTCACCTGCCTGGATGAGGGGCATTTCGGTCTACTCACCCTCGTCGACGATCTACGCGGCTGCTCGCCGAGCAGTTTCAAACGTTTACACGATGGCCTTAACCTCAAGGCGTTCAAGACCAGCGAGGGCTTTATCTCGATCAAGGCCGGCATCGGTCTGGTCAGCCTCGATGCGAGCACCCTGCCCGCCCAGCCCCGCGCAATCACCGACCGCGCCGAGACCCTGTTACCCAACGCATACGCGACCGGACGTATCGTGCCCCTGCGTTACGCACAGCCAGCCTGA
- a CDS encoding MGMT family protein yields MIEQPPMLAPAAEAESRRAAVYLVMAQIPEGKVVSYGELASMAGLGRAARWVGRLMSQLPEGTRLPWHRVIAAGGRLSLPAGTAAGHEQRMRLRAEGITIVNDRVDIRRHGWHWAEHSG; encoded by the coding sequence ATGATCGAACAACCGCCTATGCTCGCGCCCGCTGCCGAAGCCGAATCGCGCCGGGCGGCTGTCTATCTGGTCATGGCGCAAATTCCCGAGGGCAAGGTGGTGAGCTACGGCGAACTGGCCAGCATGGCCGGGCTCGGTCGTGCGGCGCGTTGGGTTGGCAGGCTGATGTCGCAGTTGCCCGAGGGCACCCGCCTACCTTGGCATAGGGTAATCGCGGCCGGCGGACGACTCAGCTTGCCAGCGGGAACAGCCGCTGGACATGAGCAGCGTATGCGTCTGCGTGCCGAGGGGATAACCATCGTCAACGACCGCGTCGACATACGTCGGCATGGCTGGCATTGGGCGGAGCACAGCGGGTAG
- a CDS encoding HugZ family protein, with translation MSAETAKHARQLLLKEYRGVLSTHSRSMPGFPFGSAVPYCLSEEGWPLILISRIAQHTKNLQSDPRCSLLVAERGAEDVQANGRLTVLAEARKLTDAPAIDAAAARYYRYFPESSDYHRAHDFDFWVLQPVRWRYIGGFGAIHWLDDVAQANPFARANGGESEMLDHMNNDHAAAIAHYVEQAGLPAAPEAIMVGIDSEGIHLRIGQTIHWLAFPDPCDNPGAVRQALVAMARR, from the coding sequence GTGAGCGCTGAAACCGCCAAGCATGCCCGACAACTCCTGCTCAAGGAATACCGCGGTGTGCTCTCGACGCACTCCAGGAGCATGCCGGGATTTCCTTTCGGCTCGGCGGTTCCGTACTGCCTGAGCGAGGAAGGCTGGCCGCTGATCCTGATCAGCCGAATTGCTCAACACACGAAAAATCTTCAATCTGACCCTCGGTGTTCGTTGCTGGTAGCCGAGCGCGGTGCAGAAGACGTGCAAGCGAACGGCCGGCTTACGGTGCTCGCTGAGGCGCGAAAGCTCACAGATGCGCCGGCTATAGACGCGGCGGCGGCGCGCTATTACCGTTATTTCCCTGAGTCAAGCGATTACCACCGCGCACATGACTTCGACTTCTGGGTTCTTCAGCCGGTGCGTTGGCGCTACATCGGGGGCTTTGGAGCGATCCACTGGTTGGACGACGTGGCGCAGGCCAATCCATTTGCACGGGCGAACGGCGGCGAGAGCGAAATGCTCGATCACATGAACAACGACCACGCCGCGGCGATCGCCCATTACGTCGAGCAAGCAGGCCTACCGGCCGCACCTGAAGCCATCATGGTCGGTATCGACAGCGAGGGTATCCACCTGCGCATCGGTCAGACCATTCACTGGCTGGCGTTTCCAGATCCCTGTGACAATCCGGGCGCAGTGCGGCAGGCGTTGGTGGCGATGGCGCGGCGCTGA